The following proteins are co-located in the Labrys monachus genome:
- a CDS encoding uroporphyrinogen-III synthase — protein MARILVTRPIEESRQTARALAERGHEALIDPMLTVTPRDDALPEGPFDTVVVTSGNALAAIRHRPELADLLAIPLVAVGRRTAAAARALGFADVETTGRDLDALLDHAARAWPTPRRILYLAGADRSGDLPAALAAHGHHVRLAVVYEAHKAERFAPATAEAIAAGGIDAVLHYSARTAEAFIACAGGPAALAALGLRHLCLSAKVAAVLAESGAGHVASAPLPEEEALLDLI, from the coding sequence TTGGCCCGCATCCTCGTCACCCGGCCGATCGAGGAATCGCGCCAGACCGCACGGGCGCTCGCCGAGCGCGGCCATGAGGCGCTGATCGATCCGATGCTGACCGTCACCCCCCGCGACGATGCGCTGCCGGAAGGTCCGTTCGACACCGTGGTCGTCACCAGCGGCAACGCCCTTGCGGCGATCCGGCACCGGCCGGAACTGGCGGACCTGCTCGCCATCCCCCTGGTCGCCGTCGGGCGGCGGACCGCCGCCGCCGCGCGGGCGCTCGGCTTCGCCGACGTCGAGACGACGGGCCGCGACCTCGACGCCCTCCTCGACCACGCGGCGCGGGCCTGGCCCACGCCGAGGCGCATCCTCTATCTGGCGGGAGCGGACCGCAGCGGCGACCTTCCCGCCGCCCTCGCCGCGCACGGCCATCACGTCCGGCTGGCGGTGGTCTATGAAGCGCACAAGGCCGAGCGCTTCGCGCCGGCCACGGCCGAGGCGATCGCCGCGGGGGGGATCGATGCGGTGCTGCATTATTCGGCCCGCACCGCCGAGGCGTTCATCGCCTGCGCCGGCGGCCCCGCCGCCCTGGCGGCGCTCGGCCTGCGGCATCTCTGCCTCTCGGCCAAGGTCGCCGCGGTGCTGGCCGAGAGCGGCGCCGGGCATGTGGCGTCCGCGCCGCTCCCGGAGGAGGAAGCGCTGCTCGACCTGATCTGA
- a CDS encoding NAD(P)H-dependent glycerol-3-phosphate dehydrogenase, with protein MSAARGAVVGVIGAGAFGTALACALARAGCAVRLWGRDAAHMAELAQERRVPRLGGLILAETIRPTADLREAAAAEALVLAVPTQALRDVCLQLGGLAAPDMPLILAAKGIERRSGGFVSDIVRETLPSCVPAVLSGPGFAADIARGFPTALTLACADGALGAALARMIGSPAFRLYHTTDLRGVEIGGAAKNVLAIAAGVAAGRGFGESTVAALLARSFAELTRFGLAFGGRAETLAGLSGLGDLILTGTSSRSRNRRFGEELGRGAGVETAIAEVGLAEGVWTAPILARMAAEKGVDMPVAAAVADLVGEARVGIDAVIERLLARPPRAE; from the coding sequence GTGAGCGCTGCGCGCGGGGCGGTCGTCGGCGTCATCGGCGCCGGCGCCTTCGGCACGGCGCTCGCCTGCGCCCTCGCGCGGGCGGGATGCGCCGTCCGGCTGTGGGGGCGGGACGCCGCCCATATGGCCGAGCTGGCGCAGGAGCGCCGCGTGCCGCGCCTCGGCGGCCTCATCCTTGCCGAGACGATCCGCCCGACGGCCGACCTCCGCGAGGCGGCCGCCGCCGAGGCGCTCGTCCTCGCCGTGCCGACGCAGGCGCTTCGCGACGTCTGCCTGCAGCTCGGCGGCCTGGCGGCGCCGGACATGCCCCTCATCCTTGCCGCCAAGGGCATCGAGCGGCGCAGCGGCGGCTTCGTCTCGGATATCGTGCGCGAAACCCTGCCGTCCTGCGTGCCGGCCGTGCTGTCGGGGCCCGGCTTCGCCGCCGACATCGCCCGGGGCTTTCCGACGGCGCTGACCCTGGCCTGCGCCGACGGCGCCCTCGGCGCCGCCCTGGCGCGAATGATCGGCTCGCCGGCCTTCCGCCTCTACCACACCACCGACCTGCGCGGCGTCGAGATCGGCGGGGCGGCCAAGAACGTGCTGGCGATTGCCGCGGGCGTCGCCGCCGGCCGCGGCTTCGGCGAGAGCACCGTGGCGGCACTGCTGGCGCGCAGCTTCGCCGAGTTGACCCGGTTCGGCCTCGCCTTCGGCGGGCGAGCCGAAACGCTGGCGGGCCTGTCCGGCCTCGGCGACCTCATCCTGACGGGAACCTCGTCCCGCTCGCGCAACCGGCGCTTCGGCGAGGAACTCGGGCGCGGCGCCGGCGTGGAGACGGCGATCGCCGAGGTCGGCCTCGCCGAGGGGGTCTGGACCGCGCCGATCCTGGCCCGCATGGCGGCGGAGAAGGGGGTCGACATGCCGGTCGCCGCCGCCGTCGCCGATCTCGTCGGCGAGGCGCGCGTCGGCATCGATGCGGTGATCGAGCGCCTGCTCGCGCGTCCGCCGCGGGCGGAGTAG
- a CDS encoding chloride channel protein yields the protein MPALPSSDDTQPPSSTAVPAWLRGIVRRRESGLVIMAALCGAIAGIAVFVISRSAQIAHELFFGLKAGDRLSGMESLPAALVLAVPVLGGLALGLFNLVLARSHARRPVDPIEANALHGGRMSLGGSLIVGAQTLISNACGASVGLEAAYSQLGSGFAARFGLAFRLRRADMRLMVGCGSAGAIAAAFGAPLTGAFYAFEIIIGSYAVGTLAPVAAAAITGTIVTHVLGLEPYQFAVGAAFQPHASGVATLCGLGLFCAGSAIAIMQGVALSETLFRRIRLPIGFMPAIGGLLLGLLALVTPQVLSSGHGALMKLLAEPPQPLLLLGGLILLKAFASAISLGSGFRGGLFFASLFLGALLGQFFLAGVSLVTLSPGLAPHAAALAGMAALAAAIVGGPLTMSFLVLEMTGDFQLTVAVLMAVIVATITVRETFGYSFATWRFHLRGEAIRSAHDVGWARDLTVARVMRTPVPTVERTMSLGAFRHAHALGSTHYVVAVDGPDGPYAGLVRVADAYQVNFEGQAGGLVDGLLTHRTDTLSPSMTLKDAARRIEACEAEALAVVDARKRVVGLLSEAHALRRYAEEADRARRDLAGEGV from the coding sequence ATGCCCGCTCTGCCTTCCAGCGACGACACCCAGCCCCCTTCCTCCACTGCGGTCCCCGCCTGGCTGCGGGGCATCGTGCGCCGCCGCGAGAGCGGGCTCGTCATCATGGCCGCGCTGTGCGGCGCGATCGCCGGCATCGCCGTCTTCGTCATCAGCCGCAGCGCGCAGATCGCGCATGAACTGTTCTTCGGCCTCAAGGCCGGCGACAGGCTGAGCGGCATGGAGAGCCTGCCGGCGGCGCTCGTCCTGGCCGTGCCCGTCCTCGGCGGCCTGGCGCTCGGCCTGTTCAATCTCGTCCTCGCCCGCAGCCACGCCCGCCGTCCCGTCGACCCGATCGAGGCGAATGCGCTGCATGGCGGCCGGATGTCGCTCGGCGGCAGCCTCATCGTCGGCGCGCAGACGCTGATCTCCAACGCCTGCGGCGCCTCCGTCGGCCTCGAGGCGGCCTATTCCCAGCTCGGCTCCGGCTTCGCCGCCCGCTTCGGCCTCGCCTTCCGGCTGCGGCGGGCCGACATGCGCCTGATGGTGGGCTGCGGCTCTGCGGGGGCGATCGCCGCCGCTTTCGGCGCCCCGCTCACCGGCGCTTTCTACGCCTTCGAGATCATCATCGGCTCCTATGCGGTGGGAACCCTGGCGCCGGTGGCGGCCGCCGCGATCACGGGCACCATCGTCACCCATGTGCTCGGCCTGGAGCCCTACCAGTTCGCCGTCGGCGCCGCCTTCCAGCCGCATGCCTCGGGCGTCGCCACGCTGTGCGGCCTCGGCCTGTTCTGCGCCGGCAGCGCCATCGCCATCATGCAGGGCGTGGCGCTGTCCGAGACGTTGTTCCGGCGCATCCGGCTGCCGATCGGCTTCATGCCCGCCATCGGCGGCCTGCTGCTCGGCCTGCTCGCCTTGGTCACGCCGCAGGTGCTGTCCTCCGGGCACGGTGCCCTGATGAAATTGCTGGCCGAACCCCCGCAGCCCCTTCTGCTGCTCGGCGGCCTGATCCTGCTCAAGGCCTTCGCCTCGGCGATCTCGCTCGGATCGGGCTTTCGCGGCGGCCTGTTCTTCGCCTCGCTCTTCCTCGGCGCCCTGCTCGGGCAGTTCTTCCTCGCCGGCGTCAGCCTCGTCACCCTGTCGCCCGGCCTGGCGCCGCATGCGGCCGCGCTGGCCGGCATGGCGGCGCTGGCGGCGGCCATCGTCGGCGGGCCGCTGACGATGAGCTTCCTCGTCCTCGAGATGACCGGCGATTTCCAGCTCACCGTCGCCGTGCTGATGGCGGTGATCGTCGCCACCATCACCGTGCGCGAGACCTTCGGCTATTCCTTCGCCACCTGGCGGTTCCATCTGCGCGGCGAGGCCATCCGCAGCGCCCACGACGTCGGCTGGGCGCGCGACCTCACCGTCGCCCGGGTGATGCGCACGCCGGTGCCGACGGTCGAGCGGACCATGTCCCTCGGCGCGTTCCGCCATGCCCACGCCCTCGGCTCGACCCATTACGTCGTGGCGGTCGACGGGCCGGACGGTCCCTATGCCGGGCTGGTGCGGGTCGCCGACGCCTATCAGGTCAATTTCGAGGGCCAGGCCGGCGGCCTGGTCGACGGGCTGCTGACCCACCGCACCGACACGCTGTCGCCGTCGATGACGCTCAAGGACGCCGCCCGACGCATCGAGGCCTGCGAGGCCGAGGCCCTCGCCGTCGTCGATGCGCGCAAGCGCGTCGTCGGCCTGCTCTCGGAAGCCCATGCCCTGCGCCGCTATGCCGAAGAGGCCGACCGGGCCCGGCGCGACCTCGCAGGCGAGGGGGTCTGA
- the tsaD gene encoding tRNA (adenosine(37)-N6)-threonylcarbamoyltransferase complex transferase subunit TsaD, which translates to MLVLGIETTCDETAAAVVLRNQDGEGEILSNIVLSQIAEHAAYGGVVPEIAARAHAEMVDHVIERAMDEAGIRFDKLDAIAAAAGPGLIGGVIVGLTTGKALALALNRPLVAVNHLEAHALTPRLTDHVAFPYLLLLASGGHTQLVAVRGLGDYVRLGTTIDDAIGEAFDKTAKMLGLGYPGGPAVEAQAMSGDATRFAFPRPMQGRPEPNFSLSGLKTAVRLEAERHAPLAAKDVRDLCASFQAAVVDMVVDRTRVGLRRFRDAAGQPTALVVAGGVAANRAIRRGLQRLGSEVGLRLVMPPVALCTDNGAMIAWAGAERLAAGMTDGLDFSPRARWPLDPNAPGSGKGTGAKAVGLKEARA; encoded by the coding sequence ATGCTCGTCCTCGGCATCGAAACCACCTGCGACGAAACTGCGGCGGCGGTCGTCCTGCGCAACCAGGACGGCGAGGGCGAGATCCTGTCCAACATCGTGCTGTCGCAGATCGCCGAGCATGCCGCCTATGGCGGCGTGGTGCCGGAGATCGCCGCGCGCGCCCATGCCGAGATGGTCGACCACGTCATCGAGCGGGCGATGGACGAAGCCGGGATACGCTTCGACAAGCTCGACGCCATCGCCGCCGCCGCCGGGCCCGGCCTGATCGGCGGCGTGATCGTCGGCCTCACCACCGGCAAGGCGCTGGCGCTGGCGCTCAACCGGCCGCTCGTTGCCGTCAACCACCTCGAGGCCCATGCGCTGACGCCGCGCCTGACCGACCACGTCGCCTTTCCCTATCTGCTGCTGCTGGCCTCCGGCGGCCATACCCAGCTCGTCGCGGTGCGCGGCCTCGGCGACTATGTCCGCCTTGGCACCACCATCGACGACGCCATCGGCGAAGCCTTCGACAAGACGGCGAAGATGCTCGGCCTCGGTTATCCCGGCGGCCCGGCCGTGGAGGCCCAGGCGATGAGCGGCGACGCGACGCGGTTCGCCTTCCCGCGGCCGATGCAGGGCCGGCCCGAGCCGAATTTCTCGCTCTCCGGCCTCAAGACGGCGGTCCGCCTCGAAGCCGAGCGCCATGCCCCGCTCGCCGCCAAGGATGTGCGCGACCTCTGCGCCTCGTTCCAGGCCGCCGTCGTCGACATGGTGGTCGACCGCACGCGCGTCGGCCTGCGGCGGTTCCGCGATGCCGCCGGGCAGCCGACCGCCCTGGTGGTGGCGGGCGGCGTCGCCGCCAACCGCGCCATCCGCCGCGGCCTGCAGCGCCTCGGCTCGGAAGTCGGCCTGCGCCTGGTGATGCCCCCGGTGGCGCTGTGCACCGACAACGGCGCCATGATCGCCTGGGCCGGCGCCGAGCGGCTCGCCGCCGGCATGACCGACGGGCTCGATTTCAGCCCCCGCGCCCGCTGGCCGCTCGATCCCAACGCGCCGGGATCCGGCAAGGGAACGGGCGCCAAGGCGGTGGGCCTCAAGGAAGCCAGGGCGTGA
- a CDS encoding tyrosine recombinase XerC — protein MTVSPPLLVAAPDLAAARGRWLAYLAVERRMSPKTVEAYDRDVTALLRFLTGHLGAPPGLGDIAALAPRDVRAFIAARRTDGLKPRSLMRALAAARAFARFLEREGHGASAALAAVRGPKLPQSLPKPLSPDAARRVTDAESRSGDLREPWILARDAAVLALCYGAGLRISEALGIARKDAPVSGRDSLTVTGKGQKMRSVPIIAPVAQAVEAYLALVPYETGPDGPLFVGARGGPLSPRIVQLTMQRLRGALGLPDSATPHALRHSFATHLLGRGGDLRSIQELLGHASLSTTQVYTKVDASELMRVYQAAHPRARA, from the coding sequence ATGACCGTTTCGCCGCCGCTCCTCGTCGCCGCTCCCGATCTCGCCGCCGCCAGGGGCCGCTGGCTCGCCTATCTGGCGGTGGAGCGCCGCATGAGCCCGAAGACGGTCGAGGCCTATGACCGCGACGTCACCGCCCTCCTGCGCTTCCTCACCGGCCATCTCGGCGCCCCCCCGGGGCTCGGCGACATCGCCGCGCTCGCCCCGCGCGACGTGCGCGCCTTCATCGCCGCCCGGCGGACCGACGGGCTGAAGCCCCGCTCGCTGATGCGCGCCCTCGCCGCCGCGCGCGCCTTCGCCCGTTTCCTCGAACGCGAGGGCCACGGCGCCAGCGCGGCGCTCGCCGCCGTCCGCGGGCCCAAGCTGCCGCAGAGCCTGCCCAAGCCGCTGTCGCCGGATGCCGCCCGCCGCGTCACCGACGCCGAAAGCCGCAGCGGGGACCTGCGCGAACCCTGGATCCTCGCCCGCGACGCCGCCGTGCTGGCGCTGTGCTACGGGGCGGGGCTGCGCATTTCCGAAGCGCTCGGCATCGCCCGCAAGGATGCGCCGGTGAGCGGGCGCGACAGCCTCACCGTCACCGGCAAGGGGCAGAAGATGCGGTCGGTGCCGATCATCGCGCCGGTGGCGCAGGCGGTCGAGGCCTATCTCGCCCTTGTTCCATATGAAACAGGGCCGGACGGGCCGCTCTTCGTCGGCGCGCGCGGCGGGCCGCTGTCGCCGCGCATCGTCCAGCTCACGATGCAGCGCCTGCGCGGCGCGCTCGGCCTGCCCGACAGCGCCACGCCGCACGCCCTGCGCCACTCCTTCGCCACCCATCTGCTCGGACGCGGCGGCGACCTGCGCTCGATCCAGGAACTGCTCGGCCATGCCAGTCTTTCGACCACGCAGGTCTACACCAAGGTCGACGCCAGCGAGCTGATGCGGGTCTATCAGGCGGCCCATCCACGGGCGCGGGCGTAG
- the hemC gene encoding hydroxymethylbilane synthase, with protein MPGNPALSILLRLGTRGSPLALVQARETRALLARAHGIAPERLEIRVIRTSGDMIQDRALSEAGGKGLFTKEIERALIDGEIDLAVHSAKDMPTLLPDGLVLSAFLEREDVRDALIAPGVASIEALPHGAVVGTAALRRQAMLKRLRPDLETMLFRGNVETRLRKIAEGQADATLLAVAGLKRLGMLDHASAILSEESFLPALGQGAICIETRADDAATNRLVGAIDHADTHLALRMERAFLAVLDGSCRTPIAGHARIEGGTVRFRGLILKPDGSEAHETARSGPLAEAEALGRSAGEELRTRGGPGFFTGT; from the coding sequence CTGCCGGGAAATCCTGCCTTGTCCATCCTCCTCCGCCTCGGCACGAGAGGCAGCCCCCTCGCCCTCGTCCAGGCCCGCGAGACCCGAGCGCTGCTGGCGCGCGCCCACGGCATCGCGCCCGAGCGCCTGGAGATCCGCGTCATCCGGACGTCCGGCGACATGATCCAGGACCGGGCGCTGTCGGAGGCCGGCGGCAAGGGGCTGTTCACCAAGGAGATCGAGCGCGCGCTGATCGACGGCGAGATCGACCTTGCGGTGCATTCGGCCAAGGACATGCCGACATTGCTGCCGGACGGGCTCGTCCTCAGCGCCTTCCTCGAGCGCGAGGACGTCCGCGACGCGCTGATCGCGCCGGGGGTGGCCTCGATCGAGGCCCTCCCGCACGGCGCCGTCGTCGGCACGGCGGCGCTGCGCCGCCAGGCGATGCTCAAGCGCCTGCGCCCCGATCTCGAGACCATGCTGTTCCGCGGCAATGTCGAAACGCGCCTGCGCAAGATCGCCGAAGGACAGGCGGACGCGACGCTGCTCGCGGTGGCCGGACTGAAGCGCCTCGGCATGCTCGATCATGCCAGCGCCATCCTCAGCGAGGAGAGCTTCCTGCCGGCGCTCGGGCAGGGCGCGATCTGCATCGAGACGCGGGCGGACGATGCCGCGACCAACCGGCTCGTCGGCGCCATCGACCATGCCGACACGCATCTGGCGCTCAGGATGGAACGGGCCTTCCTCGCCGTCCTCGACGGATCCTGCCGTACCCCCATCGCCGGCCATGCCCGCATCGAGGGCGGCACCGTCCGCTTTCGCGGCCTCATCCTGAAGCCCGACGGCAGCGAGGCGCACGAGACCGCGCGCAGCGGGCCCCTCGCCGAGGCCGAAGCCCTCGGCCGTTCGGCCGGCGAGGAGCTGCGCACGCGCGGCGGCCCCGGCTTCTTCACGGGGACCTGA
- the acs gene encoding acetate--CoA ligase, which produces MSEARIYDVPPEWAASAYVDESRYQAMYEASVADPEAFWGEHGKRIGWFKPYTLVKNTRYAPDVSIRWYEDGTTNVAWNCVDRHVAERGERTAIIWEGDDPAESRHITYRELSGHVQRFANVLKSQGVGKGDRVTLYMPMIPEAAYAMLACARIGAIHSVVFGGFSPEALAGRIADCASAVVITADEGVRGGRKIPLKANVDAACAKAGGVASVIVVRRTGAPVAMAAGRDHFYDDLAAAVPAECPCEEMDAEDPLFILYTSGSTGKPKGVLHTTAGYLVYAAMTHHYVFDYHDDDIYWCTADVGWVTGHSYIVYGPLANGATTLMFEGVPNYPSVSRFWQVVDKHKVSIFYTAPTAIRALMGAGEEPVKATSRASLRLLGSVGEPINPEAWEWYHRVVGDHRCPIVDTWWQTETGGILISPLPGATALKPGSATRPFFGIRPEIVDGEGKVLSGACQGNLVIADSWPGQMRTVYGDHQRFFDTYFAAYKGKYFTGDGCRRDEDGYYWITGRVDDVINVSGHRMGTAEVESALVAHELVSEAAVVGYPHDLKGQGIYAYVTLMAGSSGDDGLRKELVAWVRREIGPIASPDHIQFAPGLPKTRSGKIMRRILRKIAEDDFGALGDISTLADPAVVDDLIANRRNKIDR; this is translated from the coding sequence ATGTCGGAAGCCCGGATTTACGACGTCCCGCCGGAATGGGCCGCGAGCGCCTATGTCGACGAATCGCGCTACCAGGCGATGTACGAGGCCTCCGTCGCCGATCCCGAGGCATTCTGGGGCGAACACGGCAAGCGCATCGGCTGGTTCAAGCCCTACACCCTCGTCAAGAACACGCGCTACGCGCCGGACGTGTCGATCCGCTGGTATGAGGACGGCACCACCAACGTCGCCTGGAACTGCGTCGACCGCCATGTCGCCGAGCGGGGCGAGCGCACCGCCATCATCTGGGAGGGCGACGATCCCGCCGAGTCCAGGCACATCACCTATCGCGAGCTTTCCGGACATGTGCAGCGCTTCGCCAATGTGCTGAAGAGCCAGGGTGTCGGCAAGGGCGACCGCGTCACCCTCTACATGCCGATGATTCCCGAGGCCGCCTATGCGATGCTCGCCTGCGCCCGCATCGGCGCCATCCATTCGGTGGTGTTCGGCGGCTTCTCGCCGGAGGCGCTGGCCGGACGCATCGCCGACTGCGCGTCCGCCGTGGTCATCACCGCCGACGAAGGCGTGCGCGGCGGCCGGAAGATCCCGCTGAAGGCCAATGTCGACGCGGCCTGCGCCAAGGCGGGCGGCGTCGCCTCCGTCATCGTGGTGCGCCGGACCGGCGCGCCGGTGGCGATGGCGGCCGGCCGCGATCATTTCTACGACGATCTCGCCGCCGCCGTGCCGGCCGAATGCCCCTGCGAGGAGATGGACGCCGAAGACCCGCTGTTCATCCTCTACACCTCCGGATCCACCGGCAAGCCCAAGGGCGTGCTGCACACCACCGCCGGCTATCTCGTCTATGCGGCGATGACGCACCACTATGTCTTCGACTACCATGACGACGACATCTACTGGTGCACGGCCGATGTCGGCTGGGTCACCGGCCATTCCTATATCGTCTACGGCCCGCTGGCCAATGGCGCGACGACGCTGATGTTCGAGGGCGTGCCGAACTATCCCTCGGTCTCCCGTTTCTGGCAGGTGGTGGACAAGCACAAGGTCTCGATCTTCTACACCGCGCCGACCGCCATCCGGGCGCTGATGGGCGCCGGCGAGGAGCCGGTCAAGGCGACCTCGCGCGCCTCGCTGCGCCTGCTCGGCTCGGTCGGCGAGCCGATCAATCCCGAGGCCTGGGAGTGGTATCACCGCGTCGTCGGCGATCACCGCTGCCCGATCGTCGACACCTGGTGGCAGACCGAGACCGGCGGCATCCTCATTTCGCCGCTGCCGGGCGCGACGGCGCTGAAGCCGGGTTCGGCGACGCGGCCCTTCTTCGGCATCCGGCCCGAGATCGTCGACGGCGAAGGCAAGGTGCTGAGCGGGGCCTGCCAGGGCAACCTCGTCATCGCCGACAGCTGGCCCGGCCAGATGCGCACCGTCTATGGCGACCACCAGCGCTTCTTCGACACCTATTTCGCCGCCTACAAGGGCAAATATTTCACCGGCGACGGCTGCCGCCGCGACGAGGACGGCTATTACTGGATCACCGGCCGGGTCGACGACGTCATCAACGTCTCCGGCCACCGCATGGGGACGGCGGAAGTCGAGAGCGCCCTGGTCGCGCATGAGCTGGTGTCGGAGGCGGCCGTGGTCGGCTATCCGCACGATCTCAAGGGCCAGGGCATCTACGCCTATGTCACGCTGATGGCCGGCAGCAGCGGCGATGACGGCCTGCGCAAGGAACTCGTCGCCTGGGTGCGGCGGGAGATCGGCCCCATCGCCTCGCCCGACCATATCCAGTTCGCTCCGGGCCTGCCCAAGACGCGGTCGGGCAAGATCATGCGCCGCATCCTGCGCAAGATCGCCGAGGACGATTTCGGCGCGCTCGGCGACATCTCGACCCTCGCCGATCCGGCCGTGGTCGACGACCTCATCGCCAATCGTCGCAACAAGATCGATCGATAG
- a CDS encoding multidrug effflux MFS transporter, with the protein MSRLPAAPASKPAPEPSFLEFVLVIALMMGLVSLSIDNLLPAFDSIRSTFGVADPNRMQLVLTAYMAGFGIMQLVWGPVSDTIGRRKVLMIGLAIYTAGTVLAIFAPNYETLLLARAVQGMGGAAARVLSIAIIRDRYSGRDMARVMSLTLMIFIVVPVVAPAMGSAFLILGSWHYIFVSMLGLVIAVAIWFGLRMPETLHPEYRRKLSIAMVAFGIGRVVNNRASLTNMLAMGLAMGCLMTYVGSAQQIFETDIYKLGPWFPLAFGMIAICMGIASFTNSRLVKRLGMHKLSRAGMAGFTVMAAILLAEAYLFDGRPPLLVFGITMGIAHFLLSLTLPNFNALAMEPVGDVAGTASSFIGCVTTIMGAVIGGLIGEAYNGTIFPLACGYLGLSALCLVVMYGFGRSPALVASRAPAMVPGE; encoded by the coding sequence ATGTCCAGATTGCCTGCCGCACCGGCCTCCAAGCCGGCGCCCGAACCGTCGTTTTTGGAATTCGTCCTCGTTATTGCGTTGATGATGGGGCTGGTTTCGCTCTCCATCGACAATCTCCTGCCCGCCTTCGATTCGATCCGCTCGACCTTCGGCGTGGCCGATCCCAACCGCATGCAGCTGGTGCTGACCGCCTATATGGCAGGCTTCGGCATCATGCAGCTGGTCTGGGGCCCGGTCTCCGACACGATCGGGCGCCGCAAGGTGCTGATGATCGGGCTGGCCATCTACACGGCGGGTACGGTGCTGGCGATCTTCGCTCCCAATTACGAGACGCTCCTGCTGGCGCGCGCGGTCCAGGGCATGGGCGGCGCCGCTGCCCGGGTGCTGTCGATCGCCATCATCCGCGACCGCTACAGCGGGCGCGACATGGCGCGGGTGATGTCGCTGACGCTGATGATCTTCATCGTCGTGCCGGTGGTGGCGCCGGCGATGGGCAGCGCCTTCCTCATCCTCGGCAGCTGGCACTACATCTTCGTGAGCATGCTGGGCCTCGTCATCGCCGTGGCGATCTGGTTCGGCCTGCGCATGCCCGAGACGCTGCATCCCGAATATCGCCGCAAGCTGTCGATCGCCATGGTCGCCTTCGGCATCGGACGCGTCGTCAACAACCGCGCCTCGCTCACCAACATGCTGGCCATGGGCCTCGCCATGGGCTGCCTGATGACCTATGTCGGCTCGGCCCAGCAAATCTTCGAGACCGACATCTACAAGCTCGGCCCGTGGTTCCCGCTCGCCTTCGGGATGATCGCCATCTGCATGGGCATCGCCTCCTTCACCAATTCGCGCCTGGTGAAGCGGCTCGGCATGCACAAGCTGTCGCGGGCGGGCATGGCGGGCTTCACCGTCATGGCCGCCATCCTGCTGGCCGAGGCCTATCTCTTCGACGGCCGGCCGCCGCTGCTGGTGTTCGGCATCACCATGGGCATCGCCCATTTCCTGCTCAGCCTGACGCTGCCGAACTTCAACGCGCTGGCGATGGAGCCGGTCGGCGACGTCGCCGGCACCGCCTCCTCCTTCATCGGCTGCGTCACCACCATCATGGGCGCGGTGATCGGCGGCCTCATCGGCGAGGCCTATAACGGCACGATCTTCCCGCTCGCCTGCGGCTATCTCGGGCTGTCGGCGCTGTGCCTGGTCGTCATGTACGGCTTCGGACGGAGCCCGGCCCTCGTCGCCTCCCGTGCCCCCGCGATGGTGCCGGGCGAATAG